In the genome of Methylocystis iwaonis, one region contains:
- a CDS encoding AAA family ATPase, protein MKVLAILSQKGGAGKTTLALHIAAAAEAAGKPCAVIDLDPQASAAGWKDTRRDEAPVVVALPHTRLAAGLQAAQGGGAKLCIIDTAPHAEAAAMAAARAADLILIPCRAGILDLRAIGTTAEFVKLAGKRAFVILNALPPRASHILSDAREAVAVHGIDVAPVILQQRAAYGHALTAGQTAPEYEPQGKAAEEVADLRKWLFSELKF, encoded by the coding sequence CTCGCCCTACATATCGCCGCCGCGGCCGAGGCGGCGGGTAAGCCCTGTGCTGTTATTGACCTCGACCCGCAGGCGAGCGCGGCGGGTTGGAAAGACACCCGCCGCGACGAAGCCCCTGTGGTCGTCGCCCTTCCCCACACCCGCCTTGCAGCAGGCCTTCAGGCCGCACAAGGAGGCGGCGCCAAGCTTTGCATCATTGACACCGCACCCCATGCCGAGGCTGCGGCTATGGCCGCTGCGCGGGCGGCCGACCTCATCCTTATCCCCTGCCGGGCCGGCATCCTCGATTTGCGGGCGATTGGCACGACTGCCGAATTTGTGAAGCTGGCCGGCAAACGGGCTTTCGTCATCCTAAACGCCCTCCCCCCTCGTGCCTCACATATTTTGAGCGACGCGCGAGAGGCCGTTGCCGTTCACGGGATCGACGTTGCGCCCGTGATCTTGCAGCAACGCGCCGCCTATGGCCACGCGCTCACCGCGGGGCAGACCGCGCCCGAATATGAGCCGCAAGGCAAAGCCGCCGAAGAGGTGGCCGATTTACGTAAGTGGCTGTTTTCCGAATTGAAGTTTTAG
- a CDS encoding ribbon-helix-helix domain-containing protein: MSRRPSLADTMKAVAAKAAPPPVPMREAVPKQVAQAKAQQEGEGERKPFFAATREGLKRITVAVAPADHKRLKRLSVDTGRSIEDLMREALADLFAKHD; the protein is encoded by the coding sequence ATGAGCCGCCGCCCCAGTCTCGCCGACACCATGAAAGCCGTTGCGGCCAAGGCCGCGCCGCCGCCCGTTCCCATGCGGGAAGCCGTCCCGAAGCAAGTGGCCCAGGCAAAGGCGCAGCAGGAGGGGGAGGGCGAGCGCAAGCCGTTCTTTGCGGCGACCCGCGAGGGCTTGAAGCGGATAACCGTCGCGGTTGCGCCGGCGGATCATAAGCGCCTCAAACGGCTGTCTGTGGACACCGGACGTTCGATTGAGGATTTGATGCGCGAGGCTTTGGCGGACCTTTTCGCGAAGCATGATTGA